From Microcystis aeruginosa NIES-2549, a single genomic window includes:
- a CDS encoding helix-turn-helix domain-containing protein yields MKPYSLDLRQKIIETYEENNLSQRELAKRFRVTLSFIQKLIKQWRETGNLNPRPHGGGQKLKLKSDEIILLGDLVQEKKDATLDELRKQIEEKTQTVVSNSTISRILKRLNLTQKKKLTR; encoded by the coding sequence ATGAAGCCCTATTCTTTAGACTTGCGACAAAAGATCATCGAGACCTACGAGGAGAATAACCTCTCACAACGTGAGTTAGCCAAAAGATTTAGAGTAACTTTAAGCTTTATCCAGAAACTAATCAAGCAGTGGCGTGAAACAGGAAATCTAAATCCCCGACCGCATGGTGGAGGACAAAAACTCAAGCTTAAGAGCGACGAAATTATCTTGCTGGGCGATTTAGTCCAAGAAAAGAAAGATGCCACCTTAGACGAGTTAAGAAAACAAATTGAGGAAAAAACACAGACGGTGGTGAGTAACTCAACAATCAGTAGAATTTTAAAACGGCTAAATTTAACTCAAAAAAAAAAGCTTACACGCTAG
- a CDS encoding IS630 family transposase — protein sequence MQKLREEYWEKIRDVRAEDLVFVDESGSNLGMTRLYGRAEKGQRVYDSVPLNRGKNVTIIGAIALKGLLAFINVFGAANGLIFEAFIATLLVPNLWKGACVLMDNASIHQKETLEPILQEVGARLKFLPPYSPDFSPIENCWSKVKILIRSMSPRTYADLEKAIVQAFSQITLRDIHHWFTHCCYCDTPFKEPT from the coding sequence GTGCAAAAATTAAGAGAAGAATATTGGGAGAAAATCCGAGATGTTAGAGCGGAAGATTTGGTTTTCGTTGACGAGTCTGGCTCTAATCTAGGGATGACAAGACTTTATGGCAGGGCTGAAAAAGGTCAGAGAGTGTATGATTCAGTTCCGTTAAACCGAGGAAAAAACGTCACGATAATTGGAGCGATAGCGCTCAAAGGCTTGCTGGCTTTTATCAATGTATTTGGAGCCGCAAATGGTTTAATATTTGAAGCATTTATTGCTACATTATTAGTTCCAAACTTGTGGAAAGGAGCTTGTGTATTAATGGATAATGCTTCGATTCATCAAAAAGAAACCCTCGAACCAATTCTTCAAGAAGTCGGTGCTAGACTGAAGTTTTTACCTCCCTATTCTCCCGATTTTTCTCCCATTGAAAACTGTTGGTCGAAAGTGAAAATACTGATTCGTTCTATGTCACCTCGTACCTATGCTGATCTAGAAAAAGCGATCGTTCAAGCCTTTAGTCAGATTACATTGCGAGACATCCATCACTGGTTTACCCATTGTTGCTATTGCGATACCCCTTTTAAAGAGCCTACCTAG
- a CDS encoding DUF4346 domain-containing protein — MSELKSQITAIDNQLSKRPIALDPAGYFIIYLDREAGLICAKHYSNIINEKGLAVDPETGKVIGVRQKLDRNPETIYTARTAKELAVKVIEETQPCPITMFDHAAYLGREFTRAEYALITGEEYIQD; from the coding sequence ATGAGCGAATTAAAATCCCAAATCACAGCTATTGATAATCAACTTTCCAAACGTCCGATCGCTCTCGATCCCGCAGGATATTTTATTATTTATCTAGACCGAGAAGCAGGGTTAATCTGTGCCAAACATTACAGCAATATTATCAACGAAAAAGGTTTAGCCGTCGATCCAGAAACGGGAAAAGTTATCGGTGTTAGGCAAAAACTTGATCGTAATCCTGAGACTATTTACACCGCCAGAACTGCCAAAGAATTAGCCGTCAAAGTGATCGAAGAAACCCAACCTTGTCCGATTACTATGTTCGATCATGCTGCTTATTTAGGTCGAGAATTTACCCGCGCTGAATACGCTTTAATCACCGGGGAAGAATATATTCAGGATTAA
- a CDS encoding branched-chain amino acid ABC transporter permease — MDTPQLLFNGLAVGSIIALAAVGLTLTCGILRLSNFAHGDFMTLGAYITWVVNAQGINLWLAMLVGAAVTAIAMLVAERLLWKPMRDRRADSTTLIIISIGLALFLRNGILMIWGGSNQRYDLPVMPATEILGIKVAFDRLLVIGLAIIVIIALHLLLQKTKIGKAMRAVADSTDLARVTGINVEWVVFWTWIITGVLTALAGGMFGLITGGVRPNMGWFLILPMFASVILGGIGNPYGAIAGALIIGVAQEISVPLIGSDYKLAVALLIMILLLLFRPQGLFKGTV, encoded by the coding sequence ATGGATACACCGCAACTTTTATTCAATGGTTTAGCCGTCGGCAGTATTATTGCTCTGGCTGCCGTCGGGTTAACCCTTACCTGTGGCATTTTGCGTCTGTCTAATTTTGCCCACGGCGATTTTATGACTTTGGGTGCTTACATAACTTGGGTGGTAAATGCTCAAGGGATTAATCTCTGGTTAGCGATGCTGGTGGGGGCAGCAGTGACAGCTATTGCTATGCTCGTTGCCGAGAGATTATTGTGGAAACCTATGCGCGATCGACGGGCTGATTCTACCACTTTAATTATTATTTCGATCGGTTTGGCTTTATTTCTTCGCAATGGTATTTTAATGATTTGGGGCGGCAGTAATCAACGCTACGATCTGCCTGTGATGCCCGCTACAGAAATTTTGGGGATTAAAGTAGCTTTTGATCGTTTGTTAGTCATTGGTTTGGCAATTATAGTTATTATTGCCCTCCATTTGTTATTACAAAAAACCAAAATCGGTAAGGCGATGCGTGCCGTAGCTGACAGCACCGATTTAGCTAGAGTAACCGGAATTAACGTCGAATGGGTTGTTTTCTGGACATGGATAATCACGGGAGTTTTAACTGCTTTAGCCGGAGGGATGTTCGGATTAATTACCGGGGGAGTACGTCCCAATATGGGCTGGTTTTTAATCTTACCCATGTTTGCGTCCGTGATTTTAGGTGGTATTGGTAATCCCTACGGAGCGATTGCTGGTGCTTTAATTATTGGTGTTGCCCAAGAAATTAGTGTCCCCTTAATTGGTTCTGATTATAAATTAGCCGTGGCTTTATTAATTATGATCTTGCTGTTATTATTCCGTCCCCAAGGTTTATTTAAAGGCACGGTTTAA
- a CDS encoding pentapeptide repeat-containing protein → MKTIFRLAIAFFVLLFILSPVNALAASSAAVTGANASYENQNLTGKDFSGQNLQSAQFTNVNLQDSNFSSADLRGAVFNGASIIEGNFHGADLTNGLAYLSTFKNSDLSDAIFAEAIMLRTIFEGVNINGADFSFAVLDAQQIKNLCERAEGVNSKTGISTPESLGCDQ, encoded by the coding sequence ATGAAGACTATCTTTCGACTAGCGATCGCTTTTTTTGTCCTACTATTTATCCTATCTCCTGTCAATGCCTTAGCTGCCAGTTCTGCTGCTGTCACAGGAGCTAATGCCAGTTATGAAAACCAGAATCTGACAGGAAAGGATTTTTCGGGACAAAATTTGCAATCTGCCCAATTTACTAACGTTAATCTGCAAGATTCTAACTTTAGCTCTGCCGATTTGCGCGGGGCGGTGTTTAACGGAGCCTCTATCATCGAAGGCAACTTTCATGGAGCGGACTTAACCAATGGATTAGCCTATCTGAGTACCTTTAAAAATTCCGATTTAAGCGATGCCATTTTTGCCGAGGCAATTATGCTGCGTACCATTTTCGAGGGAGTCAATATCAACGGTGCTGATTTTAGTTTTGCCGTGCTTGACGCTCAACAAATCAAAAATCTCTGTGAAAGAGCCGAGGGTGTCAACTCAAAAACCGGCATCTCTACCCCGGAATCTTTAGGATGTGATCAATGA
- a CDS encoding 5-(carboxyamino)imidazole ribonucleotide synthase: protein MMHTRVGVIGGGQLAWMMAQEAKKLGISLIVQTPHPDDPAVALADGVVFAEIADVEGTKKLAQHCDLITFENEFVNLDALEELEATGVKFYPSLANLRPLLDKYEQRCYLRSLGLPVPDFWAIDNLSQLENYPFPLVLKARRHGYDGQGTFIIRTPEELNAKKPQLERLDLMLEAYIPYERELAIVAARGLTGEIVTYPVVETYQEEQVCRWVIAPAALNQSLQAQTESIAHHLLSSLSAVGVFGIELFVTPQGEVLINEIAPRTHNSGHYSLSACLTSQFALQLQAVANLPLGATDLKSAGAVMVNLLGFEDSDGDYGEKRAVLAAIPDAHVFWYGKKSRPGRKLGHVTLLRDTSDRSELLALAKQIEKLWYGC from the coding sequence ATGATGCACACAAGGGTTGGTGTTATTGGTGGTGGACAATTAGCATGGATGATGGCACAGGAAGCCAAGAAATTAGGCATTTCTCTAATTGTACAAACACCACACCCCGACGATCCCGCCGTTGCTTTAGCTGACGGGGTTGTCTTCGCAGAAATAGCTGACGTGGAAGGCACAAAAAAACTAGCTCAACATTGTGATCTGATCACTTTTGAAAATGAGTTTGTTAATTTAGATGCCCTAGAAGAATTAGAGGCCACAGGAGTTAAATTCTATCCTAGTTTGGCAAATCTGCGCCCCCTATTGGATAAATACGAGCAAAGATGTTATTTACGCTCCCTAGGGTTGCCTGTGCCTGATTTTTGGGCGATAGATAATTTATCCCAACTAGAAAATTATCCTTTTCCGCTAGTGCTGAAAGCGCGACGACACGGTTATGATGGTCAAGGAACCTTTATTATCCGCACTCCTGAAGAATTAAACGCCAAAAAGCCGCAATTAGAGCGTCTTGACTTGATGTTAGAAGCTTATATTCCCTACGAGCGCGAATTAGCCATCGTTGCCGCTAGGGGATTAACCGGGGAAATCGTCACCTATCCCGTGGTGGAAACCTATCAAGAGGAGCAAGTCTGTCGCTGGGTGATTGCTCCCGCCGCTCTTAACCAATCTTTACAGGCTCAAACCGAATCTATCGCCCATCATCTGTTAAGTAGTTTGTCGGCGGTGGGTGTTTTCGGAATCGAATTATTTGTCACTCCGCAGGGAGAGGTATTGATTAATGAAATCGCTCCCCGTACCCATAATTCGGGTCATTACAGCCTCTCTGCCTGTCTTACCTCCCAATTTGCCCTACAACTGCAAGCAGTGGCTAATTTGCCCCTCGGAGCCACGGACTTAAAATCTGCTGGGGCAGTTATGGTTAATTTATTGGGTTTTGAGGATAGTGACGGCGATTATGGGGAAAAAAGAGCAGTTTTAGCGGCAATTCCAGACGCTCACGTTTTTTGGTACGGTAAAAAATCCCGTCCCGGTCGAAAATTAGGCCATGTCACCCTCTTAAGGGATACAAGCGATCGCTCTGAGTTATTGGCCCTAGCAAAGCAGATAGAAAAGCTTTGGTATGGTTGTTAG
- a CDS encoding SGNH/GDSL hydrolase family protein, which yields MLLEIGIIRLSLIILGVLFALGLLLEAILRIVFGFGNPLIYKADAEIGYLLAPNQQTRRFSNFIAVNQYSMRSDPITPQRPPETTRIMLIGDSIANGSWWTDQKETIAALITKNLGQNLTGSVEVLNASANSWGPRNQSAYLRRFGTFESQVIVLLMNTDDLFALAPSSAVVGREINYPARRPALALIELYDRYFKRYPPLPPVREGGDRVGNNLTALAQIQALAQAHQARLIIAITPLIREAQKQGRDYELKARQRLADFTSNQQIFYLDFLPIFQAHPTPDSLYRDNIHLSRDGNELISQKLAEAIKKVF from the coding sequence GTGTTATTAGAAATTGGTATCATTCGGCTGTCTTTAATCATTCTAGGCGTTCTTTTCGCCCTTGGCCTTCTCCTTGAGGCTATTTTAAGAATTGTCTTCGGGTTCGGTAATCCGCTTATTTACAAAGCTGATGCCGAAATTGGCTATCTTTTGGCTCCTAATCAACAAACGCGCCGGTTTTCCAATTTTATCGCCGTTAATCAGTATTCGATGCGGAGCGATCCGATTACACCCCAACGGCCCCCGGAGACGACGAGAATAATGTTAATCGGTGATTCGATCGCTAATGGCTCCTGGTGGACAGATCAAAAAGAGACCATTGCTGCTTTAATCACCAAAAATTTAGGCCAAAATCTGACGGGTTCGGTGGAAGTTCTCAATGCTTCGGCTAATTCTTGGGGACCGCGCAATCAATCGGCCTATCTAAGACGTTTCGGCACCTTTGAATCCCAGGTGATCGTGTTATTAATGAACACCGATGATCTGTTCGCTTTAGCTCCTAGTTCGGCGGTGGTGGGACGAGAAATTAATTATCCCGCTCGCCGGCCGGCTTTAGCTTTAATCGAGTTGTACGATCGATATTTTAAGCGTTATCCTCCCTTGCCACCGGTGCGAGAAGGGGGCGATCGAGTGGGCAATAATTTAACCGCTCTGGCTCAAATTCAAGCCCTTGCTCAGGCTCATCAAGCCCGTTTAATTATCGCTATTACCCCCCTCATTCGCGAAGCTCAAAAACAGGGGCGAGATTATGAATTAAAGGCCCGTCAAAGACTAGCGGATTTCACCAGCAACCAGCAGATTTTTTATCTAGATTTTCTGCCCATTTTTCAAGCTCATCCTACTCCTGATTCCCTCTATCGCGATAATATTCATCTTAGTCGAGACGGTAACGAGTTAATTAGTCAAAAACTGGCCGAGGCAATCAAAAAGGTCTTTTAA
- a CDS encoding DICT sensory domain-containing protein codes for MSRSTSVLTELLQLLPQWRSQMYFKVSLTALSHAMEDQVLAEDDQPLVIASFQRERFYRQEAHRYRRIAHKSGQVYVLSAPETDFKHSSDIYETIAFQPEDSLAQEWHLVVIGHHYASCLICRERTHLVAEGENRAAMDNNRRFEGIWTSDRHVSQQAAQILLNHILDYRPELAEKIRRAQEEYLICELTDRDHQEEPDPFVQRLVTYLQAGQYKLLKANRSLASKEHKERLINSVTAAIRRSLDPEDILQVAVRKLGEGLGVCRCVVYRCKEADINATIEHEFLNSGISSIKGQKWPLKNNPLFQEVLELRESLKIEDAIHDPRLPGDSIQNLVRECSIYSWLLVPIFYQSRLLGMLELHHCGPDTTTWKSEDVALVDAVATQIGVALIQAEAYANLQDLNEQLAALDRTRSNLVAITGHELRTPLSTIQVCLESLASEPDMPAEMRQIMLDTALKDAERMRKLIQDFLTLSRLESGRVNWNPEALSLSECVELAISHVHSCNLDNENPQIINLVPPNLPFVLADGEWLVELLSKLLDNACKFTGREGNVSIEVASGKPKTLEVTISDTGRGIEPNLLEQVFDRFYQEEGALRRSAGGTGLGLAICRQIVNGWGGEIWAESRGKNNGSQFHFTIPIFKDKTNDNPPNTAPKKSSRRPASKRK; via the coding sequence ATGAGCAGATCAACTTCTGTTTTAACAGAACTGTTGCAGTTACTCCCCCAATGGCGATCGCAGATGTACTTCAAAGTATCCCTGACCGCGCTATCCCACGCCATGGAGGATCAGGTTTTAGCGGAAGACGATCAACCATTAGTGATTGCCAGTTTTCAGCGTGAGCGCTTTTATCGTCAAGAGGCCCATCGCTATCGACGCATTGCCCACAAAAGCGGGCAAGTTTATGTTTTGTCCGCCCCAGAAACCGATTTTAAGCATAGTTCCGACATTTACGAGACGATCGCTTTTCAACCGGAGGACAGTTTAGCCCAAGAATGGCATCTAGTGGTTATCGGTCACCATTATGCTAGTTGTTTGATCTGTCGGGAACGAACCCATCTGGTAGCCGAAGGGGAAAATAGGGCAGCTATGGATAATAATCGCCGTTTTGAGGGGATTTGGACGAGCGATCGCCATGTAAGTCAACAGGCGGCCCAAATTCTTTTAAATCATATTCTCGATTATCGTCCTGAACTGGCGGAGAAAATTAGGCGCGCTCAAGAAGAATACCTGATCTGTGAACTGACGGACAGGGACCATCAAGAGGAACCAGATCCCTTTGTCCAGCGATTGGTCACTTATTTGCAAGCGGGACAGTATAAACTGCTGAAAGCCAATCGTTCCCTAGCATCGAAAGAACACAAGGAAAGACTGATCAACTCGGTGACAGCGGCGATCCGTCGTTCCCTCGATCCGGAAGATATCCTCCAGGTGGCAGTGCGGAAATTGGGCGAGGGATTAGGGGTCTGTCGCTGCGTGGTCTATCGTTGTAAGGAAGCCGACATTAACGCCACCATCGAACACGAATTTTTAAACTCCGGCATTAGTTCCATCAAAGGACAAAAATGGCCCCTGAAAAATAATCCTCTTTTTCAGGAAGTGCTGGAATTGAGAGAATCCCTGAAAATCGAAGACGCTATTCACGATCCCCGTCTCCCCGGCGATTCCATTCAAAATCTCGTGCGGGAATGTTCCATCTATTCCTGGTTATTAGTGCCGATTTTTTACCAAAGTCGTCTCTTGGGAATGTTGGAACTGCATCACTGTGGACCCGATACCACCACTTGGAAAAGCGAGGATGTCGCCCTTGTGGATGCGGTGGCCACTCAAATCGGAGTCGCCCTCATTCAAGCAGAAGCCTACGCTAATTTACAGGATTTAAACGAACAATTAGCCGCCCTCGATCGCACTCGTTCTAATTTAGTCGCCATTACCGGCCACGAATTACGCACCCCCCTCTCCACCATTCAAGTCTGTCTAGAAAGTTTGGCCTCGGAACCGGATATGCCCGCGGAAATGCGCCAAATTATGCTTGATACTGCCCTGAAAGATGCGGAACGAATGCGTAAATTAATCCAAGATTTTTTAACTCTTTCTCGCTTAGAAAGTGGCCGGGTTAATTGGAATCCCGAAGCTTTATCCCTATCGGAATGTGTGGAATTAGCCATCAGTCACGTTCACTCCTGCAATCTCGACAACGAAAACCCACAAATTATCAATCTTGTCCCCCCTAATCTGCCCTTTGTTTTAGCCGATGGCGAGTGGTTGGTGGAATTACTCTCCAAACTTCTCGATAATGCCTGTAAGTTTACCGGACGGGAGGGAAATGTCTCGATCGAAGTCGCTTCGGGAAAACCAAAAACTCTAGAAGTAACCATTTCTGACACTGGACGCGGCATCGAACCCAATCTTTTAGAACAGGTTTTTGATCGCTTTTACCAAGAGGAGGGGGCCCTGCGACGCAGTGCCGGGGGAACCGGTTTAGGACTGGCTATCTGTCGTCAGATCGTTAATGGTTGGGGCGGCGAAATTTGGGCAGAATCGAGGGGCAAAAATAACGGCAGTCAGTTTCATTTTACTATTCCAATATTTAAAGATAAAACTAACGATAATCCCCCAAATACCGCTCCGAAAAAATCCTCCCGTCGTCCTGCTAGTAAACGTAAATAG
- a CDS encoding argininosuccinate synthase, with protein MGRAKRVVLAYSGGVDTSVCIPYLKQEWGVEEVITLAADLGQGDELGPIQEKALRCGAIESLVVNAQEEFVKEYAFPSIQANALYENRYPLSTALARPLIAKLLVEAAEKYGADAVAHGCTGKGNDQVRFDVGIMALNPSLKVLAPAREWGMSREETIAYGEKFGIESPVKKSSPFSIDRNLLGRSIEAGPLEDPMTEPPEEIYLMTKAIADTPNEPEYVDIGFNQGIPVSLNGENLDSVTLISQLNDLVGKHGVGRLDMIENRVVGIKSREIYEAPALLVLIDAHRDLESLTLTGDVTQYKRGIEETYGQLIYKGLWYSPLKEAIDAFILKTQEQVTGSVRVKLFKGNAKVVGRQSVNSIYSPDLATYGAEDQFDHKAAEGFIYVWGLPSKVWAEKTRGK; from the coding sequence ATGGGACGCGCCAAGAGAGTGGTTTTAGCTTATTCCGGAGGAGTCGATACTTCCGTTTGTATTCCCTATCTCAAACAGGAATGGGGAGTGGAAGAAGTGATTACCCTAGCCGCCGATTTAGGACAGGGAGACGAATTAGGCCCGATTCAAGAAAAGGCCCTGCGCTGCGGAGCGATCGAATCCTTAGTAGTCAATGCTCAGGAAGAATTCGTCAAAGAATACGCTTTTCCCTCAATTCAAGCTAATGCTCTCTACGAAAATCGTTATCCCCTTTCTACCGCCCTGGCTCGTCCTTTAATCGCTAAATTATTAGTAGAGGCCGCCGAGAAATACGGGGCCGATGCCGTCGCTCACGGCTGCACCGGCAAAGGTAACGATCAAGTGCGTTTTGATGTGGGCATTATGGCCCTCAATCCTAGTTTAAAAGTTCTCGCTCCCGCCAGGGAATGGGGCATGAGCCGGGAAGAAACCATCGCCTACGGGGAAAAATTCGGGATCGAGTCCCCCGTGAAAAAATCCTCGCCTTTTAGTATCGATCGTAACCTGTTGGGCCGCAGTATTGAAGCCGGTCCTTTGGAAGATCCGATGACGGAACCCCCGGAAGAAATCTATCTCATGACCAAAGCGATCGCCGATACTCCCAACGAGCCGGAATACGTCGATATTGGTTTTAATCAGGGAATTCCCGTCAGTTTAAACGGAGAAAATCTCGATTCTGTCACGCTCATTAGTCAATTAAATGACCTAGTGGGTAAACACGGTGTTGGTCGGTTAGATATGATCGAAAACCGGGTAGTGGGAATTAAATCGCGAGAAATTTACGAGGCCCCAGCTTTATTAGTTTTAATTGATGCTCACCGGGACTTAGAAAGTTTGACTTTAACTGGAGATGTTACCCAATATAAACGGGGAATTGAAGAGACCTACGGACAGTTAATTTATAAAGGATTGTGGTACAGTCCCTTAAAGGAAGCGATCGATGCTTTTATCCTCAAAACCCAAGAACAGGTAACGGGATCGGTGCGAGTCAAACTGTTTAAAGGTAACGCTAAAGTGGTCGGTCGTCAGTCAGTCAATTCCATCTATTCTCCCGATTTAGCTACCTACGGGGCCGAGGATCAATTTGATCATAAAGCTGCCGAAGGTTTCATCTATGTTTGGGGATTACCCAGCAAAGTTTGGGCTGAAAAAACTAGAGGGAAGTAA
- a CDS encoding XisI protein: MDRLEKYRNAIKKVLTEYHEWVSGSANLDQESCLVFDEIHDQYFWLFMGWEGKKKIRNIQVHIRIKNEKIYIEEDWTEEGIATELLREGISKEDIVLAFYDLETRKLTGFAVS, translated from the coding sequence ATGGATAGACTAGAAAAATATCGCAATGCCATTAAAAAAGTATTAACAGAATATCACGAATGGGTTTCTGGTTCTGCTAATTTAGATCAAGAAAGTTGTCTGGTTTTTGACGAGATACATGATCAGTATTTTTGGCTTTTTATGGGTTGGGAAGGCAAGAAAAAAATCAGGAATATTCAAGTCCATATTAGGATTAAAAATGAGAAGATTTATATTGAGGAGGATTGGACAGAGGAAGGTATCGCTACGGAATTATTAAGGGAGGGTATTTCTAAAGAAGATATAGTTTTAGCTTTTTACGATCTGGAAACTCGTAAGTTAACTGGGTTTGCTGTGAGTTAA
- a CDS encoding PEP-CTERM sorting domain-containing protein, producing the protein MKKLLTILTPLTLMGLAGVTPAQAAIVAGWNEFTAFTATYPKAADNVGANITSTGLDTAGINRLGGPPFLLGNTSSGGWNTGSTVNTSQYVEFAVQPGAGFQVDFTNLQLNAKQDETRLDLVLRSSVDGFTSNLGTQVSLTDSFNTYSFDLSSLAPQTGPVQFRLYGLNADSSFIYFHGENSANVTGGGFVALNGDITATGGGAVSTPEPSSIVGLIAVGALGAASLRRRG; encoded by the coding sequence ATGAAAAAATTACTGACAATTTTAACCCCCTTGACTCTGATGGGGTTAGCTGGGGTTACTCCTGCTCAAGCGGCAATAGTAGCTGGTTGGAACGAATTTACTGCTTTTACGGCAACCTATCCCAAAGCGGCGGATAATGTAGGTGCGAATATAACCAGCACTGGGTTAGATACCGCCGGGATAAATCGGTTGGGTGGTCCTCCTTTCTTGTTGGGTAATACGAGTTCTGGCGGTTGGAATACAGGTAGCACTGTTAATACCAGCCAATACGTCGAATTTGCCGTACAACCCGGTGCAGGTTTTCAAGTCGATTTTACTAACTTGCAACTCAATGCGAAGCAGGATGAAACGCGGCTAGATTTGGTCTTGCGCTCTAGTGTTGATGGGTTCACCAGTAATTTAGGGACACAAGTTAGCCTAACAGATAGCTTTAATACCTACAGCTTTGATCTAAGCAGTTTAGCACCCCAAACCGGCCCGGTACAGTTCCGTCTCTATGGACTGAATGCTGACTCCTCCTTTATCTACTTCCATGGTGAAAACTCCGCTAATGTTACCGGGGGTGGGTTTGTGGCTCTTAATGGGGATATCACTGCTACTGGTGGCGGTGCTGTATCAACCCCGGAACCTAGTAGTATAGTTGGTTTAATTGCTGTTGGTGCCTTGGGTGCCGCTTCCCTTCGTCGTCGGGGATAA
- a CDS encoding type II toxin-antitoxin system RelE family toxin has product MSYSVTFEPESITDLDLITDFIRLRILNKIKWLAINFEQITPLPLTREWSGFYKLRVGDYRVIYEFDRESRIIIIVRVGHRSEVYD; this is encoded by the coding sequence ATGAGCTATTCTGTTACTTTTGAACCAGAGTCGATAACTGATTTAGATTTGATCACAGATTTTATCAGACTGAGGATTCTTAATAAAATTAAATGGTTAGCTATCAACTTTGAACAGATAACTCCCCTACCTCTTACGAGAGAATGGTCAGGGTTTTACAAATTAAGAGTAGGAGATTATCGGGTTATTTATGAATTTGATCGAGAGAGTAGGATAATTATTATTGTTAGAGTAGGTCATAGAAGTGAAGTTTATGACTAA